The following are from one region of the Streptomyces rubrogriseus genome:
- a CDS encoding HAD-IC family P-type ATPase encodes MKNQLDEPGGAVRVGGGGGLSAAEVAERVAAGQVNDVPARSSRTIGEIVRSNLFTRINAIIGVLFVIVMIVGPVQDGLFGGVILANTAIGIIQEVRAKRTLDQLAIVGESRPRVWRDGRRLELSASEIVIDDSIDLGQGDKIVVDGTVTSGDNLEVDESLLTGEADPVVKQPGDPVMSGSFVVAGSGTFTATRVGKEAYASQLADEARRFSLVNSELRNGIDRILKFVTWAIVPAGIALIITQFVVNDDNFSEAIRRMVGGLVPMVPEGLVLLTSLAFAVGVVRLGKKQCLVQELPAIEGLARVDTVCLDKTGTLTEASMDVDEVLPLLPELPVDAVLGALGAADERPNASLQAIIESYPAPEGWQRTATAPFSSARRWSGASFVEPSGTESAWLLGAPDTMLPAGHSVLTAADSYGARGLRVLLLARSDRPLDALMDDPAAVPAAVTAAALVVIKQRVRPEARATLDYFADQGVTAKVISGDNAVSVGAVASSLSLPGSERPVDARFLPEDPAELADAVEENAVFGRVGPQQKRDMVGALQSRGHTVAMTGDGVNDVLALKDADIGVGMGSGSPATRAVAQIVLLNNNFSALPSVVAEGRRVIGNIERVANLFLTKTVYSVLMALVVVIAQVPYPFLPRHITLVGSLTIGIPAFFLALAPNKERARSNFVGRVLRFAIPAGALAATATSVAYLIARSVYDDNLDAETSAATLALFLTALWALAVIARPYTWWRVLLVLTMAVSFAVVLVVPYLQEFFQLKLVGVTAPWAAVACAAVAGLVLEFVWARMRRRLDAD; translated from the coding sequence ATGAAGAACCAGTTGGACGAGCCGGGGGGCGCGGTCCGCGTCGGCGGGGGTGGTGGCCTGAGCGCGGCGGAGGTCGCCGAACGGGTCGCGGCGGGGCAGGTCAACGACGTACCGGCCCGGTCGAGCCGCACGATCGGGGAGATCGTCCGCAGCAACCTGTTCACCCGTATCAACGCGATCATCGGCGTGCTGTTCGTCATCGTGATGATCGTCGGGCCGGTGCAGGACGGTCTGTTCGGCGGCGTCATCCTCGCCAACACCGCGATCGGCATCATCCAGGAGGTGCGCGCCAAGCGGACCCTGGACCAGCTGGCGATCGTCGGCGAGAGCCGGCCCCGGGTGTGGCGGGACGGGCGGCGGCTCGAACTCAGCGCCTCCGAGATCGTCATCGACGACTCCATCGACCTCGGTCAGGGCGACAAGATCGTGGTGGACGGCACCGTCACCTCGGGCGACAACCTGGAGGTCGACGAGTCGCTGCTCACCGGCGAGGCCGACCCGGTGGTCAAGCAGCCCGGCGACCCGGTGATGTCCGGCAGCTTCGTGGTGGCCGGCTCGGGGACGTTCACCGCCACCCGGGTGGGCAAGGAGGCGTACGCCTCGCAGCTCGCCGACGAGGCGCGGCGGTTCAGCCTCGTCAACTCGGAGCTGCGCAACGGCATCGACCGGATCCTGAAGTTCGTCACCTGGGCGATCGTCCCGGCGGGCATCGCGCTGATCATCACCCAGTTCGTGGTGAACGACGACAACTTCTCGGAGGCGATCCGGCGCATGGTGGGCGGTCTCGTCCCCATGGTGCCCGAGGGCCTGGTGCTCCTGACCTCGCTGGCCTTCGCGGTCGGCGTGGTCCGGCTCGGCAAGAAGCAGTGCCTCGTGCAGGAGCTGCCCGCCATCGAGGGGCTGGCGCGGGTGGACACGGTCTGCCTGGACAAGACGGGCACGCTCACCGAGGCGTCGATGGACGTCGACGAGGTCCTTCCGCTGCTGCCGGAGCTGCCGGTCGACGCGGTGCTCGGCGCCCTGGGCGCCGCCGACGAGCGGCCCAACGCCAGCCTCCAGGCGATCATCGAGTCGTACCCCGCTCCCGAGGGCTGGCAGCGCACCGCCACCGCGCCTTTCTCGTCCGCCCGGCGCTGGAGCGGCGCCTCCTTCGTCGAGCCCTCCGGCACGGAGTCGGCGTGGCTGCTGGGGGCACCGGACACGATGCTGCCGGCCGGACACTCGGTGCTCACCGCCGCCGACTCCTACGGGGCCCGGGGGCTGCGGGTCCTGCTCCTGGCGCGCAGCGACCGGCCGCTGGACGCGCTGATGGACGACCCCGCCGCCGTGCCCGCCGCCGTCACGGCCGCCGCGCTCGTCGTCATCAAGCAGCGGGTGCGGCCGGAGGCGCGGGCCACCCTGGACTACTTCGCCGACCAGGGCGTCACGGCCAAGGTGATCTCGGGCGACAACGCGGTCTCGGTGGGTGCCGTGGCGTCGAGCCTGTCGCTGCCCGGGTCGGAACGGCCGGTGGACGCCCGGTTCCTGCCGGAGGACCCGGCGGAACTGGCCGACGCGGTCGAGGAGAACGCCGTCTTCGGACGGGTGGGGCCGCAGCAGAAGCGGGACATGGTGGGCGCGCTCCAGTCCCGCGGGCACACGGTGGCGATGACGGGCGACGGCGTCAACGACGTCCTCGCGCTCAAGGACGCGGACATCGGCGTGGGGATGGGCTCGGGCAGTCCGGCCACCCGGGCGGTCGCGCAGATCGTCCTGCTGAACAACAACTTCTCGGCGCTGCCCTCGGTGGTCGCGGAGGGGCGCCGGGTCATCGGCAACATCGAGCGGGTGGCCAACCTCTTCCTCACCAAGACCGTCTACTCGGTGCTGATGGCGCTGGTCGTCGTGATCGCCCAGGTGCCCTACCCGTTCCTGCCGCGCCACATCACGCTGGTCGGGTCGCTGACCATCGGCATCCCCGCGTTCTTCCTCGCCCTCGCGCCCAACAAGGAGCGGGCCAGGTCCAACTTCGTCGGCCGGGTCCTCAGGTTCGCGATCCCGGCCGGCGCGCTCGCGGCCACCGCCACCTCGGTCGCCTATCTGATCGCCCGCTCGGTGTACGACGACAACCTGGACGCCGAGACCTCGGCGGCGACCCTCGCGCTGTTCCTCACGGCCCTGTGGGCGCTGGCCGTCATCGCCCGCCCGTACACCTGGTGGCGCGTGCTGCTGGTGCTGACCATGGCGGTGAGCTTCGCCGTGGTGCTGGTGGTGCCCTACCTCCAGGAGTTCTTCCAGCTGAAGCTGGTCGGCGTCACCGCGCCGTGGGCGGCGGTCGCCTGTGCGGCGGTGGCCGGGCTGGTGCTGGAGTTCGTGTGGGCACGTATGCGGCGTCGTCTCGACGCCGACTGA
- a CDS encoding MbtH family protein → MTNPFEDADGRYLVLVNDEGQHSLWPSFVDVPAGWTVALGESDREACLEYVEKNWTDMRPRSLVEAMSTGN, encoded by the coding sequence GTGACCAATCCGTTCGAAGACGCAGACGGCCGCTATCTCGTGCTGGTCAATGATGAGGGGCAGCACTCGCTGTGGCCGTCCTTCGTGGACGTGCCCGCCGGGTGGACGGTCGCCCTCGGCGAGTCCGACCGGGAGGCGTGCCTGGAGTACGTGGAGAAGAACTGGACCGACATGCGGCCCAGGAGCCTCGTGGAGGCGATGAGCACCGGCAACTGA
- a CDS encoding AfsR/SARP family transcriptional regulator, protein MDLRLIEPIYQRIGNAEVSQKETPIAGLEFGVLGPLEVHMNGRGLTVGGPRQRAVLSALLLSANQVVSFDSLIEEVWNGRPPSTARTQVAICIATLRKIFRTAGWEQETIITATPGYMLSLAGHSLDSLRFEQLVSRATELTADGRPAPAAEALRRALALWRGPALGGVHAPFAETEAARLDEQRMLAVEQHMALRLQLGEHQSVLGELQALVGACPLRDRLRYYLMLAQYRSGRRAEALTTFRDGMRYSIEEIGLELGTDLQSLHDSILRDEFPQLGVLGIAAARKDRPQTVPSQLPESDAYFIGRSREQWLMDDVLLDGSAQNPPAIAYLTGSPGIGKTSLAINWAHRAAHRFPDGQLFADLREGGPLEVLHQFLRQLGDEGPPPAEPAEAAERYRGLLEGRRVLIVLDHASSYAQVRHLLPTSGGCCVLITGRANLDELMQKYRTFRLRVEPLSDDEARETLAGVLRDSRAQDVPEATSRLAALCGHSPLALRAAAARLLTKTHWRVLDLVSRLERSGDRLAALSIGEDSLRARLDRSMRELDPRVAFAYRELSRLGDADFDAEQAARVLGTDLLEAEDLIETLVDAQLLEAVGRNPWGGMRFQWQELVRLHASHCLTAAGSLETAAPVAVALTD, encoded by the coding sequence ATGGATCTTCGGCTGATAGAACCGATATACCAGAGAATCGGAAATGCGGAAGTCTCCCAAAAGGAAACCCCGATCGCCGGTCTCGAATTCGGAGTGCTCGGGCCACTCGAAGTGCACATGAATGGCCGAGGTCTTACGGTGGGCGGTCCCCGGCAACGGGCGGTGCTCTCCGCACTACTTCTCTCCGCTAATCAGGTCGTTTCTTTCGACTCCCTGATCGAGGAGGTCTGGAACGGCCGTCCGCCCAGTACCGCGCGCACTCAGGTGGCCATTTGCATCGCCACACTGCGCAAAATCTTCCGCACCGCGGGCTGGGAACAGGAAACCATCATCACGGCCACACCCGGCTACATGCTCAGCCTCGCCGGCCACTCACTCGACTCGCTCCGTTTCGAACAACTGGTCTCCAGAGCCACCGAACTGACGGCGGACGGCCGTCCGGCCCCGGCGGCCGAGGCGCTGCGCCGGGCTCTGGCCCTGTGGCGCGGCCCCGCCCTGGGCGGCGTCCACGCACCCTTCGCCGAGACCGAGGCGGCCCGGCTGGACGAGCAGCGCATGCTGGCCGTCGAACAGCACATGGCGCTGCGCCTCCAACTCGGCGAGCACCAGTCGGTCCTGGGCGAACTCCAGGCACTGGTGGGCGCCTGCCCGCTGCGCGACCGGCTGCGTTACTACCTGATGCTCGCTCAGTACCGTTCGGGACGGCGGGCGGAGGCACTCACGACATTCCGCGACGGAATGCGGTATTCCATCGAAGAGATCGGTCTCGAACTGGGTACCGACCTCCAGTCGCTGCACGACTCGATCCTGCGCGACGAATTCCCGCAGCTCGGCGTCCTGGGCATAGCGGCGGCGCGAAAGGACCGGCCGCAGACCGTTCCGAGTCAGCTTCCGGAAAGCGACGCCTACTTCATCGGGCGTAGCCGGGAGCAGTGGTTGATGGATGATGTGCTGCTCGACGGATCGGCGCAGAATCCGCCCGCCATCGCCTACCTCACCGGAAGTCCCGGAATCGGAAAGACGAGTCTGGCGATCAACTGGGCGCACCGTGCGGCGCACAGATTTCCCGACGGGCAGCTCTTCGCCGACCTGCGGGAGGGCGGCCCGCTGGAGGTGCTCCACCAGTTCCTGCGCCAGCTGGGGGACGAGGGTCCGCCGCCCGCCGAGCCCGCGGAGGCGGCGGAGCGGTACCGCGGACTGCTGGAGGGCAGACGGGTCCTGATCGTGCTCGACCATGCCTCGTCCTACGCCCAGGTACGTCATCTGCTGCCCACGAGCGGCGGGTGCTGCGTACTCATCACCGGTCGGGCCAACCTGGACGAGCTGATGCAGAAGTACCGCACCTTCCGGCTGCGGGTCGAACCCCTGTCGGACGACGAGGCGCGGGAGACACTGGCCGGCGTGCTGCGGGACTCACGGGCGCAGGACGTCCCCGAGGCGACCAGCAGGCTCGCCGCGCTGTGCGGGCACTCGCCGCTGGCGCTGCGGGCCGCCGCGGCCAGGCTGCTCACCAAGACGCACTGGCGCGTGCTCGACCTGGTCTCCCGGCTGGAACGCTCGGGTGACCGGCTGGCGGCCCTCAGCATCGGGGAGGACTCGCTGCGCGCCCGGCTGGACCGCAGCATGCGGGAGCTGGACCCCAGGGTGGCCTTCGCCTACCGGGAGCTGAGCCGCCTCGGTGACGCGGACTTCGACGCGGAGCAGGCGGCCCGGGTGCTCGGCACGGACCTGCTGGAGGCCGAGGACCTAATCGAGACCCTGGTCGACGCGCAGCTCCTGGAGGCGGTCGGCCGCAACCCCTGGGGCGGGATGCGCTTCCAGTGGCAGGAGCTGGTGCGGCTGCACGCGTCCCACTGCCTGACGGCCGCGGGGTCCCTGGAGACCGCGGCCCCGGTCGCCGTGGCCCTCACCGACTGA
- a CDS encoding alpha/beta hydrolase family protein produces the protein MPNVMGAGRPAHRCATLVAALLLALVPFGAGAPGTAAARAAPAADAAWTASAVPAPTGALPVGVRTAHLRDTSRRDPWNPDRYRELALSLWYPALPSRAPRASYVTARESALILRFHRVEGVPDDLLARIRVHARTAPPPLPAPARGLPLVLLSPGFALPRSSLTGLAEELASRGYAVAAVDHAYEAPAISHPDGRVTGCLACRRQPEGARVAATRAADLRFVRERLLRSPGAVGLPRLDPSRVAVVGHSMGGAAAFEALRTDAGFAAAADLDGTVHTGGRSRVDRPFLLLGAGEHGRPGADPTWQRAWRDLSGPRRWLSVRGAGHLSFTDYARLLERTGTAGEEVTLGAADAGRVTRELVVAFLDERLRRYGPRLDTAARQDPEVLVHGR, from the coding sequence ATGCCGAACGTGATGGGAGCCGGTCGTCCGGCGCACCGGTGTGCCACCCTCGTGGCGGCCCTGCTGCTGGCCCTCGTGCCCTTCGGCGCGGGCGCCCCCGGCACGGCAGCCGCGCGGGCCGCGCCGGCCGCCGACGCCGCGTGGACCGCGTCCGCCGTGCCCGCGCCGACCGGCGCCCTGCCGGTCGGCGTGCGCACCGCGCACCTGCGCGACACCTCCCGGCGCGACCCCTGGAACCCCGACCGGTACCGCGAACTGGCCCTCTCGCTCTGGTACCCGGCGCTGCCCTCGCGGGCGCCGCGCGCCTCGTACGTCACGGCCCGGGAGTCGGCGCTGATCCTGCGCTTCCACCGGGTCGAGGGCGTGCCCGACGACCTGCTCGCGCGTATCCGCGTGCACGCCCGCACGGCCCCGCCGCCGCTGCCGGCGCCCGCCCGCGGGCTGCCCCTGGTCCTGCTCTCGCCGGGCTTCGCGCTGCCCCGCTCGTCGCTGACCGGGCTCGCCGAGGAGCTGGCGAGCCGCGGGTACGCCGTCGCCGCGGTCGACCACGCCTACGAGGCCCCGGCCATCAGCCACCCCGACGGCCGCGTGACCGGCTGCCTGGCCTGCCGACGGCAGCCGGAGGGCGCACGGGTCGCCGCCACCCGCGCCGCGGACCTCCGCTTCGTGCGCGAGCGGCTGCTGCGGTCGCCGGGCGCCGTGGGGCTGCCGCGGCTCGACCCGTCGCGGGTGGCGGTGGTGGGCCACTCGATGGGCGGCGCCGCCGCCTTCGAGGCGCTGCGCACCGACGCCGGCTTCGCCGCCGCGGCCGACCTGGACGGCACCGTCCACACCGGCGGCAGGAGCCGGGTGGACCGGCCGTTCCTGCTGCTCGGCGCGGGCGAACACGGCCGGCCCGGCGCCGACCCCACCTGGCAGCGGGCCTGGCGGGACCTGTCGGGACCGCGCCGCTGGCTGTCGGTGCGGGGCGCCGGGCACCTGTCCTTCACCGACTACGCCCGGCTCCTCGAACGCACCGGCACGGCGGGCGAGGAGGTCACGCTCGGCGCGGCCGACGCCGGGCGCGTCACCAGGGAGCTGGTGGTGGCCTTCCTCGACGAACGGCTGCGGCGGTACGGCCCCCGCCTCGACACCGCCGCCCGGCAGGACCCGGAGGTGCTCGTTCACGGACGCTGA